A genome region from Corynebacterium uberis includes the following:
- a CDS encoding bifunctional hydroxymethylpyrimidine kinase/phosphomethylpyrimidine kinase, with translation MNRPPHYLPTVLSIAGTDPTGGAGIQADIKAICEAGGFPFSVVTALVAQNTQGVRSIHTPPVDFLRAQLDAVWDDVRIDAVKIGMLGTAEITRTVDEYLQQHRPPVLVVDPVMVATSGDSLLDAAAQDALRELCSRADVITPNLPELAVLAQVPDPAVYRGPQGWEHALGDAKDLAHSLDTVIIVKGGHLTGASARNAVVAPDGAVSIVESPRIATRHTHGTGCSLSSALATRLASGEAAPAALQWATTWINEAIAHADELHIGHGNGPIDHTHRSRRLLRAADTTPWPEPAAVGTEWQHPDDLAATAQATLADDSTATPTAVAAAGPWTNALWQAARPITDATWQLDFIQGLASGRVPRQQFDFYLSQDAVYLEGYARALAGLAVRASAPEDVEWWAQAALGCIEERRQLHDAWLETSPASGKTTEPSPVTLAYVSFLQSRVLSDDAVVGAAAVLPCFWLYAEVGHRMAQLTRQHSRPAAAASTSKKASDGVLENPYSPWIAAYEDADFHAEVGRAIAYVEGALAAASPEVRARAAKEFLRAWRFELEFFDQASRQE, from the coding sequence GTGAATCGGCCCCCGCATTACCTTCCCACCGTCTTAAGCATCGCCGGCACAGACCCCACCGGGGGTGCTGGAATCCAGGCAGATATCAAAGCTATCTGTGAGGCCGGTGGTTTTCCCTTCAGCGTTGTCACCGCTCTGGTTGCGCAAAACACTCAGGGGGTGCGTTCCATTCACACGCCTCCGGTGGATTTCCTGCGCGCACAGCTCGATGCCGTCTGGGATGACGTGCGCATCGATGCCGTCAAGATCGGCATGCTGGGCACCGCCGAGATTACGCGCACGGTCGACGAGTATCTTCAGCAGCATCGCCCGCCCGTGCTCGTGGTTGATCCGGTCATGGTGGCCACCAGCGGGGATTCGCTTCTCGACGCCGCCGCCCAGGACGCCCTGCGCGAATTGTGCTCGCGCGCGGACGTCATCACCCCGAATCTTCCTGAACTGGCGGTCTTGGCCCAGGTGCCGGACCCGGCCGTATACCGGGGCCCGCAGGGCTGGGAGCACGCCCTGGGTGACGCGAAGGATCTAGCCCATAGCCTTGACACGGTGATCATCGTCAAAGGTGGGCACTTGACGGGGGCGTCGGCACGCAATGCTGTCGTCGCCCCTGATGGCGCAGTGAGCATCGTGGAGAGCCCGCGGATTGCCACCCGTCATACCCACGGGACGGGATGCTCACTGTCTTCTGCCCTTGCCACCCGGCTGGCCTCCGGAGAGGCTGCCCCTGCGGCCCTGCAGTGGGCAACCACCTGGATCAACGAGGCTATCGCGCATGCAGATGAGCTGCACATCGGCCACGGCAATGGGCCTATTGACCACACGCATCGCTCCCGCCGCCTCCTGCGTGCGGCCGACACCACACCCTGGCCAGAGCCGGCGGCGGTGGGCACTGAATGGCAGCACCCTGATGATCTTGCCGCCACAGCCCAGGCCACACTTGCGGACGATTCCACTGCCACCCCCACCGCCGTCGCCGCGGCCGGGCCCTGGACAAACGCCCTGTGGCAGGCTGCGCGCCCGATCACGGACGCGACGTGGCAGCTGGACTTCATTCAGGGCCTGGCCTCCGGGCGCGTGCCGCGCCAGCAGTTTGACTTCTACCTCTCCCAGGATGCCGTCTACCTGGAGGGGTACGCCCGTGCGTTGGCCGGATTGGCGGTGCGTGCGAGTGCGCCTGAGGATGTCGAGTGGTGGGCCCAGGCCGCACTGGGGTGTATTGAGGAGCGCCGCCAGCTCCACGATGCCTGGCTGGAAACCTCTCCGGCGAGCGGGAAGACCACGGAGCCTAGCCCGGTGACCTTGGCGTACGTCAGCTTCTTGCAGTCCCGCGTGCTCAGTGATGACGCCGTGGTTGGAGCAGCCGCCGTGTTGCCGTGCTTCTGGTTGTACGCCGAAGTTGGTCACCGCATGGCCCAGCTGACGCGGCAGCACTCACGCCCAGCCGCCGCAGCCAGCACCAGTAAGAAGGCCAGTGACGGGGTACTGGAAAACCCCTATTCGCCGTGGATTGCTGCCTATGAGGATGCGGATTTCCACGCGGAGGTGGGGCGTGCCATTGCCTACGTAGAGGGCGCCCTTGCGGCTGCGTCGCCTGAGGTGCGCGCCCGGGCGGCTAAGGAGTTTTTGCGGGCCTGGCGCTTCGAGCTTGAGTTTTTTGATCAGGCTTCCCGGCAGGAGTGA
- a CDS encoding NAD(P)/FAD-dependent oxidoreductase: MTTQPYRPVGGRHHVVVIGSGFGGLFATQELKDADVDVTLIDRGNHHLFQPLLYQVATGILSSGEIAPSTRQILANQDNASVVKAEVTDIDIKAQTVTTHLDEYERVYEYDSLIVAAGAGQSYFGNDHFAEFAPGMKSIDDALEIRARIVGAFERAELTDDPRERERLLTFVVVGAGPTGVELAGQLAEMAHRTLAGEFRNFNTSATKIILLDGAPQVLPPFGKRLGRKAQRQLEKLGVTVKLGAMVTNVDESSVTYKAGDKEHTIESYTKVWSAGVAASPLGKLVAEQAGLEVDRAGRVPVNPDLSVGDFRNVFVVGDMINLNKLPGVAQVAIQSGQYVAETIAKEVDQPEDSAAAREPFEYFDKGSMATISRFSAVVKLGKVEVTGFIGWVLWLVVHVMYLVGFRNRLVAAVAWGLNALSRKRWNLATTRQQLHGRNGLNKLGEADGDTETGAKAAAEAGAEASKEKKAEKASK, encoded by the coding sequence ATGACTACGCAACCCTATCGGCCCGTCGGCGGACGCCACCATGTTGTTGTCATTGGCTCCGGGTTCGGCGGGCTGTTCGCCACGCAGGAACTGAAGGATGCCGACGTTGATGTCACGCTCATCGACCGCGGCAACCACCACCTCTTCCAGCCGCTGCTCTACCAGGTAGCCACCGGCATCCTGTCCTCCGGCGAGATCGCCCCCTCGACCCGCCAGATCCTGGCCAACCAGGACAACGCCAGCGTGGTCAAGGCCGAGGTCACGGATATTGATATCAAGGCCCAGACCGTGACAACCCACCTGGATGAGTATGAGCGCGTCTACGAATATGACTCCCTGATCGTCGCCGCTGGCGCAGGCCAGTCCTACTTTGGCAACGATCACTTCGCCGAGTTCGCTCCCGGCATGAAGTCCATCGATGACGCCTTGGAAATCCGCGCCCGCATTGTTGGCGCGTTTGAGCGCGCAGAGCTGACCGATGACCCGCGGGAGCGCGAACGCCTGCTGACCTTCGTCGTCGTGGGCGCCGGCCCCACCGGCGTTGAGCTGGCAGGCCAGCTGGCAGAAATGGCGCACCGCACCCTGGCGGGCGAGTTCCGCAACTTCAACACCAGCGCAACCAAGATCATCCTGTTGGACGGCGCTCCGCAGGTCCTGCCGCCCTTTGGCAAGCGCCTGGGCCGCAAGGCGCAGCGCCAGCTGGAAAAGCTCGGCGTGACCGTCAAGCTCGGCGCCATGGTCACCAACGTGGATGAGTCCTCGGTGACCTACAAGGCGGGCGACAAGGAGCACACCATCGAGTCCTACACCAAGGTGTGGTCCGCAGGTGTGGCGGCTTCCCCCCTGGGCAAGCTGGTTGCCGAGCAGGCCGGCCTGGAGGTCGACCGCGCCGGCCGCGTTCCGGTCAACCCGGACTTGAGCGTCGGGGACTTCCGCAATGTCTTCGTCGTCGGGGACATGATCAACCTGAACAAGCTGCCGGGCGTGGCTCAGGTGGCCATCCAGTCCGGCCAGTACGTGGCTGAGACCATTGCCAAGGAGGTCGATCAGCCCGAGGATTCCGCCGCCGCGCGGGAGCCTTTCGAGTACTTTGACAAGGGCTCAATGGCCACGATCTCCCGCTTCTCCGCGGTGGTCAAGCTGGGCAAGGTCGAGGTCACCGGATTCATCGGCTGGGTGCTGTGGCTGGTGGTCCACGTCATGTACCTGGTTGGCTTCCGCAACCGGCTGGTCGCGGCCGTGGCGTGGGGGCTCAACGCGTTGTCGCGCAAGCGCTGGAACCTTGCCACTACTCGCCAGCAGCTCCACGGCCGCAACGGCTTGAACAAGCTGGGCGAGGCTGACGGTGACACTGAGACCGGCGCGAAGGCTGCCGCAGAGGCCGGCGCAGAGGCCTCGAAGGAGAAGAAGGCCGAGAAGGCCAGCAAGTAG
- a CDS encoding SAM-dependent methyltransferase yields the protein MAARGTEAGFAHACAKAGIELDPRSRPDLVVLHAATFHRVAADGWLGLAEAYMAGEWTAPDLADVLARLLSVNYHPRGVHRFPGRIAGPPDQPDIRRCLNELSSPIGLATSGAVFESGVPTTLRRGVDKRSAASATGRYVDRTVVAPPVAVERADLPAAQLNGLRTLADAAGLAPGDQAAVLPELDIALAAELADRGVHVNGWVRNLQERNRLRAELAVTGTDLDAISVGVDPDLLAGQLHLSRGAYQAIVSLEALENLSRPHRTQLGRLLGHGVAPGGAAAIQTTVAGPAWSRSARAATAALRAYLWPHLTYRSLAATQAELEATTAMPMTAERLLGDHAVTALRMQREYFSGHSREAAAAGVDVVCRRLWRFQLALKEALGAQQMTTTVQLTFTQRVRRGR from the coding sequence ATGGCCGCCCGCGGTACTGAGGCAGGGTTCGCCCACGCCTGTGCTAAGGCCGGCATAGAGCTGGATCCGCGTTCCCGCCCGGACCTGGTGGTCCTTCATGCCGCAACCTTTCACCGCGTCGCCGCTGATGGGTGGCTCGGGCTCGCGGAGGCATACATGGCGGGGGAGTGGACGGCACCAGATCTTGCTGACGTCCTCGCCCGCCTGCTCAGCGTCAACTATCACCCCCGCGGCGTGCACCGTTTTCCCGGGCGAATCGCCGGCCCTCCAGATCAGCCGGATATTCGGCGCTGCCTCAACGAGTTGTCCTCGCCGATCGGGCTGGCTACCAGCGGTGCAGTCTTCGAGTCGGGAGTGCCTACGACGCTGCGGCGGGGCGTCGATAAGCGTTCTGCGGCGAGTGCGACCGGCCGCTATGTGGATCGCACCGTCGTCGCGCCCCCAGTAGCCGTCGAGCGCGCCGATCTGCCTGCCGCCCAGCTCAACGGCCTGCGCACGCTTGCCGACGCCGCCGGGCTCGCCCCAGGTGACCAAGCTGCTGTCCTGCCGGAGCTCGACATCGCGCTGGCTGCCGAACTCGCCGATCGGGGAGTGCACGTCAACGGGTGGGTCCGAAATCTTCAGGAAAGAAACAGGCTGCGCGCCGAGCTAGCCGTCACCGGCACCGATCTTGACGCCATCTCCGTGGGGGTAGACCCAGACCTGCTGGCCGGACAACTTCACCTCTCACGCGGCGCTTACCAGGCGATTGTCAGCCTCGAGGCCCTAGAAAACCTCAGCCGCCCGCATCGCACCCAGTTGGGCCGGCTCCTCGGCCACGGTGTCGCCCCCGGGGGTGCGGCGGCAATCCAGACCACCGTTGCAGGACCAGCATGGTCTCGATCCGCTCGCGCCGCGACGGCCGCGCTGCGCGCGTACCTGTGGCCCCACCTGACCTACCGCAGCCTCGCCGCCACGCAGGCAGAACTCGAAGCAACAACCGCCATGCCCATGACCGCCGAACGGCTACTCGGGGATCATGCCGTGACTGCCCTGCGAATGCAGCGCGAGTACTTTTCCGGCCATTCCCGCGAAGCCGCCGCGGCCGGCGTGGACGTTGTGTGCCGGCGACTCTGGCGCTTCCAGCTCGCTCTCAAAGAAGCACTCGGCGCCCAACAGATGACCACCACCGTCCAGCTCACCTTCACCCAGCGGGTGCGCCGCGGACGCTAA
- a CDS encoding MFS transporter: MTQTVNTVASQDLGAPPQITKRQRARVITASTVGTTIEFYDFYVYATAAVAVFPHLFFPKSDNPTMALLSSFATFGLAFVARPLGSIVFGHFGDVIGRKASLVVALLTMGISTFIIGCLPTYDTIGLWAPALLALMRFGQGLGLGGEWSGAALLATETAEDGKRARAAMWPQLGAPFGFLLANGLFLILVTVFNHQGGDINSQFMAWGWRIPFLASAVMVAIGLYVRLRLDETPVFQQAVDQGKRVKSPLKEVFVTAWRPLICGTFVMVGCYTLFYLVTTWILSFGIGSREKGVGLGIPYVDFLHLQLISIFAFIIGIPVSGWLADRFGRKPTLAWTTAGIIVFSLTFTFFLSPAVATENSVLAFLTVGMALMGLIFGPMSAVLPEMFPTNVRYTGSGIAYNVASILGAAVAPFIATALAASFGVSSVGWYLLVVSVVSLIAIMVMRESSDHDLTAI, encoded by the coding sequence ATGACCCAGACAGTCAACACAGTCGCTTCCCAGGATCTGGGAGCACCCCCGCAGATCACCAAGCGCCAGCGCGCCCGGGTCATTACTGCCTCCACGGTGGGCACAACCATCGAGTTCTACGACTTCTATGTCTATGCCACGGCAGCCGTGGCGGTCTTCCCCCACCTGTTCTTCCCCAAGAGCGACAACCCCACGATGGCGTTGCTGTCCTCTTTTGCTACGTTCGGCCTGGCATTCGTTGCCCGCCCGCTGGGATCCATCGTCTTCGGGCACTTTGGTGACGTCATCGGACGCAAGGCGTCGTTGGTGGTGGCGCTATTGACCATGGGCATTTCCACCTTCATCATCGGCTGCCTGCCCACCTATGACACCATCGGGCTGTGGGCCCCGGCACTGCTGGCACTCATGCGCTTTGGCCAGGGCTTAGGTCTGGGCGGCGAATGGTCCGGCGCGGCGCTGCTGGCCACGGAGACGGCGGAAGACGGTAAGCGTGCGCGCGCGGCCATGTGGCCGCAGCTGGGCGCCCCCTTTGGCTTCCTGCTGGCCAACGGGCTGTTTTTGATCTTGGTGACGGTGTTTAACCACCAGGGCGGGGACATCAATAGCCAGTTCATGGCCTGGGGTTGGCGTATCCCCTTCCTGGCGTCTGCGGTGATGGTGGCCATTGGTCTCTACGTTCGGCTGCGCCTGGATGAGACCCCCGTCTTCCAGCAAGCTGTCGATCAGGGCAAGCGCGTGAAGTCCCCGCTCAAGGAGGTCTTTGTCACCGCGTGGCGTCCGCTGATCTGTGGCACGTTTGTCATGGTCGGCTGCTACACGCTGTTTTACCTGGTGACTACGTGGATTCTTTCCTTTGGTATCGGTTCGCGGGAGAAGGGCGTCGGGCTGGGTATCCCCTACGTGGACTTCCTGCACTTGCAGCTGATTTCTATCTTCGCCTTCATCATTGGTATCCCGGTGTCCGGCTGGCTGGCGGATCGCTTTGGCCGCAAGCCCACGCTGGCGTGGACGACCGCGGGCATCATCGTGTTCTCCTTGACCTTTACCTTCTTCTTGTCCCCGGCGGTGGCCACGGAGAACTCGGTGCTGGCGTTCTTGACCGTGGGTATGGCGCTGATGGGCCTGATCTTCGGCCCGATGTCTGCGGTGCTGCCGGAGATGTTCCCCACCAATGTCCGCTACACCGGTTCGGGTATTGCCTATAACGTTGCGTCGATCCTGGGTGCCGCGGTTGCGCCGTTCATTGCTACGGCGTTGGCTGCCAGCTTTGGGGTGAGCTCGGTGGGCTGGTATCTGTTGGTGGTCTCAGTGGTTTCTCTGATCGCCATCATGGTCATGCGGGAGTCCTCTGACCACGATTTGACGGCTATCTAG
- a CDS encoding S1 family peptidase translates to MARWRSAAMALICAALAVGTQVQPSADAVILGEEAHRDDLVQLYIYDMGPGGAHRCSATAVADEWILTAAHCVAGQTPSAPDASPDILRVYYSNDSVHPGRALRVDKYAKSNEADLAIIHVPGSPRLTAYPPIADSHELQVGEQVSMYGFGQGFKGAPTTWLRTARLEVTGQERHPNAGIVMNMKGITGSSNFGDSGGPILDDSGVLIGVNVIGSQSNWYDPYAPSKAVDIQYYRDWIYQMSGV, encoded by the coding sequence GTGGCTCGTTGGCGCTCCGCAGCCATGGCGTTGATCTGCGCTGCCCTCGCGGTGGGCACGCAGGTTCAGCCCTCGGCTGATGCGGTCATCCTCGGCGAAGAGGCTCACCGCGACGATCTCGTCCAACTCTACATCTATGACATGGGCCCGGGCGGTGCGCACCGCTGCTCGGCCACTGCGGTGGCGGACGAGTGGATTCTCACCGCAGCGCACTGCGTTGCGGGACAGACTCCCTCGGCTCCGGACGCGTCGCCGGACATCCTGCGCGTGTACTACTCCAATGACAGCGTGCACCCCGGCCGGGCTCTGCGCGTGGACAAGTACGCCAAGTCGAATGAGGCGGATCTGGCCATCATCCACGTTCCCGGCAGCCCGCGGCTGACGGCCTACCCGCCGATCGCAGACTCTCATGAGCTGCAGGTCGGCGAGCAGGTCAGCATGTACGGCTTTGGCCAGGGCTTCAAGGGTGCGCCCACGACGTGGCTGCGCACCGCTCGCCTGGAGGTCACTGGCCAGGAGCGTCACCCCAACGCTGGCATCGTGATGAACATGAAGGGTATTACCGGTTCGTCGAACTTCGGCGATTCCGGCGGACCTATCTTGGATGATTCCGGTGTGCTCATCGGCGTCAACGTCATCGGCTCTCAGTCCAACTGGTATGACCCCTACGCGCCGTCCAAGGCCGTGGACATTCAGTACTACCGTGACTGGATCTACCAGATGTCCGGGGTCTAA
- a CDS encoding TetR family transcriptional regulator: protein MSTAKKKGKAEVTRSRILDAARQLFGTHGYDGVSVRAIAAKAGVDQALVHRYFGTKYQLFLAAVQRPMDSQQLIAPILDCHPDERGKTLVVQMVTMWDNTPGISALIRTMLGSEAAGASTRAALKDHLLSSILGPLHLDGPDGELRCSLILSHLIGLAVSRVVIQSEPLHSMSAEEVGDLVGPTIQRYIADPLEGSADYGARGGVDKQDTQKMGE from the coding sequence ATGTCTACAGCGAAGAAGAAGGGTAAAGCCGAGGTCACACGGTCTCGCATCCTTGATGCAGCCCGCCAGCTCTTTGGCACCCACGGCTATGACGGCGTGTCCGTTCGCGCGATAGCCGCCAAGGCTGGAGTAGATCAAGCCCTCGTGCACCGATACTTTGGCACCAAGTACCAACTCTTTCTCGCTGCAGTCCAACGCCCCATGGACTCCCAACAGCTCATTGCCCCCATCCTCGACTGCCATCCGGACGAAAGGGGAAAGACCCTCGTCGTCCAGATGGTCACGATGTGGGATAACACGCCGGGCATCTCAGCGCTCATCAGGACCATGCTCGGATCAGAGGCCGCAGGTGCGTCGACACGGGCCGCACTCAAGGACCACCTCCTCAGCAGTATTCTCGGCCCACTGCATCTCGACGGTCCCGATGGCGAATTGAGGTGCAGCCTCATCCTCAGCCACCTGATAGGGCTTGCAGTATCCCGCGTGGTCATTCAATCAGAGCCACTTCATTCCATGTCTGCAGAAGAGGTCGGGGACCTCGTCGGCCCGACGATCCAGCGATACATTGCAGACCCCCTTGAAGGCAGCGCCGACTACGGTGCGCGAGGGGGCGTCGATAAGCAAGACACCCAGAAGATGGGGGAGTAG
- a CDS encoding ABC transporter permease, translating into MNFSAYRATTVRVMRQLLADKRTVSMILAVPTLLLILLYYVFSDLPAAPLPAGEPSSVAGFPRIALTMLGILPMVVMFLVTSVAMQRERASGTLERLWTTPLHRLDLILGYCTAFAVTAVIQSLILFGVAFWFLDVETRGASWWVLAIALIDSIVGVALGLFTSAFSRNEFQAVQFMPVIVGPQLFLCGLFVATEDMPVVLEWAARVMPMTYAVDALNQVRDNATATGMLFVDFLVLAGVGALALVLSALTMPRKTN; encoded by the coding sequence ATGAATTTCTCCGCCTACCGCGCAACAACCGTGCGCGTCATGCGTCAGCTGCTCGCAGACAAGCGCACTGTCTCCATGATTCTCGCGGTGCCCACCCTCTTGCTCATCCTGCTCTACTACGTCTTCTCCGATCTGCCCGCAGCGCCGCTGCCGGCAGGCGAGCCGAGCTCTGTCGCCGGGTTCCCCCGCATTGCACTGACCATGCTCGGCATCCTGCCCATGGTGGTCATGTTCCTGGTCACCTCTGTGGCTATGCAACGCGAGCGCGCATCTGGCACTCTCGAGCGCCTGTGGACCACACCGCTCCACCGACTCGACCTCATTTTGGGATACTGCACCGCTTTCGCGGTTACTGCCGTCATTCAGTCGCTTATCCTCTTCGGCGTGGCATTCTGGTTCCTCGACGTCGAGACCAGGGGAGCATCCTGGTGGGTGCTGGCCATCGCCCTCATTGATTCGATTGTGGGCGTCGCCCTGGGGCTGTTCACCAGCGCCTTCTCCCGTAACGAATTCCAGGCCGTGCAGTTCATGCCCGTGATCGTTGGCCCCCAGCTGTTCCTCTGCGGATTGTTCGTTGCCACTGAAGATATGCCGGTAGTGCTCGAATGGGCCGCCCGAGTCATGCCCATGACCTACGCCGTGGACGCTCTCAACCAGGTGCGTGACAACGCAACGGCAACAGGTATGCTTTTTGTAGACTTTTTGGTTCTGGCTGGCGTTGGCGCACTGGCACTCGTCTTGTCAGCACTCACCATGCCTAGAAAGACAAATTAG
- a CDS encoding ABC transporter ATP-binding protein: MLTSSPDDNRVEPIVQAQDLNVHRGKNHILHDVSLELPPGSVTGLLGPSGCGKTTLMRSIVGVQKTSGGVLRVFGDEPGAPANRGRTGYVTQQASVYRDLTVRDNLEYFSSLFHGNRDEQAVIDALEAVNLEKFADSNVEDLSGGQAGRASLACALVGLPDLLVLDEPTVGLDPVTREDLWERFHGLAQNGTTLLVSSHVMDEATRCDQLILMRDGRILGIMSPQELLERTHAETPDEAFLTLIRDSDQESNS; the protein is encoded by the coding sequence ATGCTGACATCATCACCTGATGACAATAGGGTTGAACCCATTGTCCAAGCCCAGGACCTCAACGTCCACAGGGGCAAAAACCACATTCTGCACGACGTATCGTTGGAGCTTCCCCCGGGAAGCGTCACGGGCCTCCTGGGACCTTCCGGCTGCGGAAAAACCACTCTGATGCGCTCAATCGTCGGCGTACAAAAAACCTCCGGGGGAGTGCTGCGCGTCTTCGGCGATGAGCCCGGGGCGCCAGCCAACCGCGGACGCACCGGCTACGTCACCCAACAGGCCTCCGTCTATCGCGACCTCACAGTCCGCGACAACCTGGAGTACTTCTCCTCGCTGTTTCATGGCAACCGCGACGAGCAAGCCGTCATCGATGCCCTTGAAGCTGTCAACCTGGAGAAATTCGCTGACAGCAACGTCGAAGACTTGTCCGGCGGACAGGCGGGACGCGCATCCCTGGCATGTGCACTTGTAGGCCTGCCCGACCTCCTGGTCCTCGATGAACCCACGGTCGGCCTGGACCCCGTCACCCGAGAGGACTTGTGGGAGCGCTTCCACGGCCTTGCCCAAAACGGCACCACCTTGTTGGTCTCCAGCCACGTCATGGATGAGGCGACCAGGTGCGATCAGCTCATCCTCATGCGCGACGGTCGCATCCTTGGCATCATGTCCCCGCAGGAGCTCCTGGAGCGCACCCATGCGGAAACCCCCGACGAGGCCTTCCTCACCCTCATCCGCGATTCTGATCAGGAGTCCAACTCATGA
- a CDS encoding zinc-dependent alcohol dehydrogenase family protein, giving the protein MKALVYHGPGDKRWEEVPDPTILAPTDAIVAIDATTICGTDLHILKGDVPAVTPGRVLGHEGVGTITAVGQAVSTLAVGDRVILSCISSCGRCDYCKSGVPSHCLDPEGESGIGWIFGHLIDGTQAEYVRVPFAENSVYKLPANVTDAEGVLLSDILPTGHEIGVQYGQVKPGDVVAVVGAGPVGLAAILTAGLYSPAAIIAIDLDPNRVDQARAFGATDGVVASNADWADQVFSLTDGLGVDVAIEAVGIPATFDMCLRIVRPAGTVANVGVHGRPVELALDRLWISNITMTMGLVNATTTAMLLKMVAAKKLDARPFVSHEFALSDIASAYDVFSRAQDTGALKVILHA; this is encoded by the coding sequence ATGAAAGCTCTTGTCTATCACGGGCCCGGCGATAAACGGTGGGAGGAGGTACCAGACCCCACCATTCTCGCCCCGACTGACGCGATCGTGGCCATCGATGCCACCACCATCTGCGGCACCGACCTGCACATTCTCAAAGGAGACGTACCCGCGGTAACCCCCGGTCGCGTGCTCGGCCACGAGGGCGTGGGAACCATTACGGCGGTCGGCCAGGCCGTGTCCACGCTGGCTGTGGGAGACCGCGTCATCCTTTCCTGCATTAGCTCGTGCGGACGCTGCGACTACTGCAAAAGTGGAGTTCCCTCCCACTGCCTTGACCCAGAGGGAGAATCAGGAATCGGGTGGATTTTCGGACACCTCATTGACGGAACCCAGGCCGAATATGTTCGCGTTCCTTTCGCCGAAAACTCGGTATACAAACTCCCGGCAAACGTCACCGATGCCGAGGGCGTCCTGCTCTCCGATATTCTTCCAACCGGCCATGAAATTGGCGTCCAATACGGCCAGGTCAAACCCGGTGATGTCGTCGCCGTGGTCGGCGCCGGGCCCGTAGGGCTCGCCGCAATCCTGACCGCCGGGCTGTATAGTCCCGCTGCGATCATTGCGATTGACCTCGACCCCAACCGGGTGGACCAGGCCCGAGCCTTTGGCGCAACCGATGGGGTAGTGGCCTCCAACGCAGACTGGGCCGATCAGGTCTTCAGCCTCACGGACGGATTGGGGGTAGACGTGGCCATCGAGGCCGTAGGCATCCCCGCCACCTTTGACATGTGCCTGCGCATCGTCCGGCCCGCCGGGACCGTGGCCAACGTCGGGGTTCACGGTCGCCCCGTGGAACTCGCCCTTGACCGGCTATGGATCTCCAACATCACCATGACCATGGGGCTGGTCAACGCGACCACCACCGCCATGCTGCTCAAGATGGTTGCCGCAAAGAAGCTCGATGCTCGCCCATTTGTCTCCCACGAGTTTGCACTGAGCGACATTGCTTCCGCCTATGACGTGTTTTCTCGGGCGCAGGATACGGGGGCGCTCAAGGTTATCCTTCACGCCTGA
- a CDS encoding YceI family protein codes for MQRHRTLIVSIFVTAIILLAAVAVVPMIISAMSGPGVPTDGIDAQHAKPAATDVDGTWVVSHKPGANATSVGYTFDEVLPGDRRTTSGSTTSVDGHVTIEHAAITGAKIEVDLTDLSSDNERRDINAATKILETDVYPTATFEVVKPVDIRGLPSDGTIGEVSVPGRLTIHGHTHDVTATLEVLRDGEHVIIGGDVPLKRSDYGVKTPEFVAASIADDGALNLRVRFDKDEK; via the coding sequence ATGCAGCGTCATCGCACACTCATCGTCAGCATTTTTGTCACGGCGATCATTCTTTTGGCCGCCGTGGCCGTGGTGCCCATGATCATCTCCGCGATGTCAGGGCCCGGCGTGCCCACCGATGGTATCGACGCCCAGCACGCCAAGCCGGCTGCGACCGACGTCGACGGCACCTGGGTGGTCTCCCACAAGCCTGGGGCCAACGCCACCTCCGTGGGCTACACCTTCGACGAGGTCCTTCCGGGTGACCGGCGGACCACCTCTGGGTCGACGACGAGCGTCGATGGGCATGTCACCATCGAGCACGCCGCGATCACGGGGGCGAAAATCGAGGTCGATCTCACCGACCTGTCGTCTGACAATGAGCGCCGCGATATCAACGCTGCAACCAAGATTCTGGAAACCGATGTCTACCCCACAGCCACCTTTGAGGTGGTCAAGCCGGTGGACATCCGGGGGCTGCCCAGCGATGGCACCATCGGCGAGGTCTCCGTTCCGGGGCGCCTGACCATCCACGGCCACACCCACGACGTCACCGCCACCCTCGAGGTGCTGCGCGATGGCGAGCACGTCATCATCGGGGGAGACGTTCCCCTCAAACGCTCGGACTACGGGGTAAAGACCCCGGAATTCGTCGCCGCCTCTATTGCCGATGACGGCGCGCTGAATCTGCGGGTGCGCTTTGACAAGGACGAAAAGTAA